A DNA window from Mesorhizobium sp. C432A contains the following coding sequences:
- a CDS encoding LacI family DNA-binding transcriptional regulator gives MTTIADVARHAGVSVATVSHVMNRTRHVEPETAERVHSAIAALRYSPNTLARSLRRGETKTIGLLLPDNSNPFFAGVARQIEDAGFLAGYTVILCNSDGSAEKEERYLQVLMAKQIDGLIFAGSSDHARVFSSLLPGVPAVLIDREIHSVNVDSVLVDHDHGGYLAGRYLAGLGHEKIGVIGGPRDSSSSPARLRGFARALQEAGLDLPPASVVDSDYHFAGGRTAMERLMAQAPGITALFACNDLMAMGALTVLRGRGLRVPGDMSMIGFDDIPYAVTTWPPLTTIAQPVEKIGTRAVSLLIERVAEPAAHSRREVLTPVLVERESCAPLSG, from the coding sequence ATGACGACGATTGCCGATGTCGCGCGCCATGCCGGAGTGTCGGTCGCAACCGTCTCGCATGTGATGAACCGCACGCGCCATGTCGAGCCTGAGACGGCCGAGCGCGTGCATTCGGCCATCGCCGCCTTGCGCTACAGCCCGAACACGCTGGCGCGCAGCCTGAGGCGCGGCGAGACCAAGACCATCGGCCTGCTGCTGCCGGACAATTCCAACCCGTTCTTCGCCGGCGTGGCGCGCCAGATCGAGGATGCCGGCTTCCTTGCCGGCTATACTGTGATCCTGTGCAACTCCGACGGCAGCGCCGAGAAGGAGGAGCGCTACCTCCAGGTGCTGATGGCCAAGCAGATCGACGGGCTGATCTTCGCCGGCTCGTCGGATCATGCGCGGGTGTTCTCCAGCCTTCTGCCCGGCGTGCCGGCGGTGCTGATCGACCGCGAGATCCATTCGGTCAATGTCGATTCCGTGCTGGTCGATCACGATCATGGCGGCTATCTAGCCGGCCGCTATCTGGCCGGGCTCGGCCACGAGAAGATCGGCGTCATCGGCGGCCCGCGCGATTCCAGCTCCAGCCCCGCCCGCCTGCGCGGCTTCGCCAGGGCGCTGCAGGAAGCCGGCCTCGACCTGCCGCCGGCCTCGGTGGTGGATTCCGACTATCACTTTGCCGGCGGCCGCACAGCGATGGAGCGGCTGATGGCGCAGGCGCCGGGGATCACGGCGCTGTTTGCCTGCAACGATCTGATGGCCATGGGCGCGCTGACAGTGCTGCGCGGGCGCGGATTGCGGGTCCCAGGCGACATGTCGATGATCGGCTTCGACGACATACCCTATGCCGTCACCACCTGGCCGCCACTGACGACGATCGCACAGCCGGTCGAGAAGATCGGCACGCGGGCGGTGAGCCTGCTGATCGAGCGAGTTGCCGAGCCGGCGGCGCATTCGCGCCGCGAAGTGCTCACGCCGGTGCTCGTCGAACGGGAGAGCTGCGCGCCGTTGAGCGGCTGA
- a CDS encoding ornithine cyclodeaminase, whose product MTQPSRLAIVPFVSVDRMMKLVLTIGVERFLTELAAYIEEDFRRWELFDKTPRIASHSHDGVIELMPTSDGRLYGFKYVNGHPKNMREGRQTVTAFGVLADVGSGYPMLLTEMTILTALRTAATSAVAAKYLAPKGARSMAIIGNGAQSEFQAVAFKALLGIDRLRLYDIDRSASEKCARNLAGKGFDITICATGQDAVEGVDIITTVTADKLSATILTDNMVGSGVHINAVGGDCPGKTELHRDILLRSDIFVEFSPQTRIEGEIQQLHADHPVTELWQVMTGKAEGRKTAEQITLFDSVGFATEDFSALRYVRDQLQATGLYEELDLLADPDEPRDLFGMLLRAALQPAAA is encoded by the coding sequence ATGACCCAGCCTTCCCGCCTTGCCATCGTCCCCTTCGTCAGCGTCGACCGCATGATGAAGCTGGTGCTGACCATCGGCGTCGAGCGGTTCCTCACCGAACTCGCCGCCTATATCGAGGAGGATTTTCGCCGCTGGGAGCTGTTCGACAAGACGCCGCGCATCGCCTCGCACAGCCATGACGGCGTCATCGAACTGATGCCGACCAGCGACGGCCGGCTATACGGCTTCAAATATGTCAACGGCCATCCCAAGAACATGCGCGAGGGGCGCCAGACCGTCACCGCCTTCGGCGTGCTCGCCGATGTCGGCTCCGGCTATCCGATGCTGCTCACCGAAATGACGATCCTGACGGCGCTGCGCACCGCGGCGACCTCCGCTGTCGCGGCCAAATATCTGGCGCCGAAAGGCGCGCGCTCGATGGCCATCATCGGCAATGGCGCCCAGTCCGAATTCCAGGCTGTCGCCTTCAAAGCGCTGCTCGGCATCGACCGGCTGCGGCTCTACGACATCGACCGCTCGGCTTCGGAGAAATGCGCCCGCAACCTCGCCGGCAAAGGCTTTGACATCACCATCTGCGCGACCGGCCAGGATGCTGTGGAAGGCGTCGACATCATCACCACGGTGACCGCCGACAAGCTGTCCGCCACCATTCTGACCGACAACATGGTCGGTTCCGGCGTGCACATCAACGCGGTCGGCGGCGACTGCCCCGGCAAGACGGAACTGCACCGCGACATCCTTTTGCGCTCCGACATCTTCGTCGAGTTCTCGCCGCAGACGCGCATCGAGGGCGAAATCCAGCAGCTCCACGCCGACCATCCGGTGACCGAGTTGTGGCAGGTGATGACCGGCAAGGCGGAAGGCCGCAAGACGGCGGAACAGATCACCTTGTTCGATTCCGTCGGCTTCGCCACCGAGGATTTTTCCGCGCTGCGCTATGTCAGAGACCAGCTTCAGGCCACCGGCCTCTACGAGGAGCTCGACCTGCTCGCCGATCCCGACGAGCCGCGCGACCTCTTCGGCATGCTGCTCAGGGCAGCGCTGCAGCCGGCCGCCGCCTGA
- the rocF gene encoding arginase, with amino-acid sequence MRCRIVGAPVQDGAGRMGCEMGPSALRTAGLASVLSELGHEVEDWGAVQPAAVRAIVHGNLALKALPEISAWTAAIAETAYAASRDAMPIFLGGDHAISAGTVSGIARRAAERGRPLFVLWLDAHPDFHTLDTTVSGNLHGVPLAYASGRPGFNGYFPDLPVAVDPAHICVMGLRSVDPAERRALSEAGVTVHDMRTIDEHGVAPLLRAFLAIVEKENGLLHVSLDVDFLDPSIAPAVGTTVPGGATFREAHLVMEMLSDSGLVSSLDLVELNPFLDERGRTATLMVDLAASLMGRRIMDRPTRSHSGSIA; translated from the coding sequence ATGCGCTGCAGGATCGTTGGCGCGCCGGTGCAGGACGGCGCCGGCAGGATGGGATGCGAGATGGGGCCGAGCGCGCTGCGCACGGCCGGGCTTGCCTCGGTGCTGTCGGAACTCGGCCACGAGGTCGAGGACTGGGGCGCGGTGCAACCGGCCGCCGTGCGCGCAATCGTCCACGGCAATCTCGCGCTGAAGGCCCTGCCGGAGATTTCCGCCTGGACGGCGGCAATTGCCGAGACCGCCTATGCGGCTTCGCGAGACGCCATGCCGATCTTCCTTGGCGGCGACCACGCGATATCGGCCGGCACGGTGTCGGGCATAGCCCGCCGCGCCGCCGAACGCGGCCGGCCGCTCTTCGTGCTGTGGCTCGACGCACATCCCGATTTCCACACGCTCGATACCACCGTCAGCGGCAATCTGCACGGCGTGCCGCTCGCCTATGCCAGCGGCCGGCCGGGCTTCAACGGTTATTTCCCGGACCTGCCTGTCGCCGTCGACCCTGCCCACATCTGCGTCATGGGCCTGCGCAGCGTCGATCCGGCGGAGCGCCGGGCGCTGAGCGAAGCGGGGGTTACCGTGCACGACATGCGCACCATTGACGAGCACGGCGTTGCACCTTTGCTGCGCGCCTTCCTGGCCATCGTCGAAAAGGAAAACGGCCTGCTGCATGTCAGCCTCGACGTCGACTTCCTCGACCCCTCCATCGCGCCGGCCGTCGGCACCACCGTGCCCGGCGGCGCCACCTTCCGCGAGGCGCATCTGGTGATGGAGATGCTGTCCGACAGCGGCCTGGTCTCCAGCCTCGATCTGGTCGAGCTCAACCCGTTCCTCGACGAGCGCGGCCGCACCGCCACGCTGATGGTCGACCTCGCCGCCAGCCTGATGGGCCGCCGCATCATGGACCGCCCGACCCGCAGCCATTCCGGAAGCATTGCATGA
- a CDS encoding Lrp/AsnC family transcriptional regulator: MDLLDERLVTLLRHDARRSISDLAVDLGVSRATVRARMERLEKTGEIIGYTVVLRADAVDQRIRGVMMIEIEGHAADRVVRALGGLAEVSTIHTTNGRWDLVVELGTASLTDFDAVLRRIRLIPGITGSETSLLLATPRTTRARLA; the protein is encoded by the coding sequence ATGGACTTGCTCGACGAAAGGCTGGTCACGCTGCTCAGGCATGATGCCCGGCGCAGCATCTCCGATCTCGCGGTCGATCTCGGGGTGTCGCGCGCCACGGTCAGGGCGCGCATGGAGCGGCTGGAAAAAACGGGCGAGATCATCGGCTACACGGTGGTGCTGCGCGCCGACGCGGTCGACCAGCGGATACGCGGCGTGATGATGATCGAGATCGAGGGCCATGCCGCCGACCGCGTGGTCCGGGCGCTCGGCGGCCTCGCCGAGGTTTCGACCATTCACACCACCAATGGCCGCTGGGACCTGGTGGTCGAACTCGGAACGGCGTCGCTCACCGATTTCGACGCGGTGCTTAGGCGGATACGGCTCATCCCGGGGATAACCGGCAGCGAGACAAGTCTGCTGCTGGCAACGCCGAGGACGACAAGGGCAAGGTTGGCGTAG
- a CDS encoding glycosyltransferase family protein: MTQHAKDARILMYSHDTFGLGHLQRCRTIAHSLVGDFRGLQVLIISGATIAGAFDYRARVDFVKIPSVIKLRNGEYTSLEKDIDLHETLRMRQSIIRHTAESFRPDIFIVDKEPLGLRGEIEDTLSYLKTRGTTLVLGLREVMDAPHLLEAEWARRDVMRKIGLFYDKVWVYGPPDFYDPLTGLEVPPAVRAKMKFVGFLQRSLQQNQLPGHRPEGDYILVTTGGGGDGADLIHNVIEAYQQDPRLQHRALIVLGPYMPARKRNKLVRKGAKIPYVKIIEFDNRMEELIAGAKAVVAMGGYNTYCEILSFDKPALIVPRVTPREEQLIRARRAAELGLIEMLLPEEAEDAQRFADALQVLPGRPRPSQSNAHLTLEGLPHISEIVAELLDRRAGHHLSVIEGMN, encoded by the coding sequence ATGACACAGCACGCAAAAGACGCACGAATTCTCATGTACAGCCACGACACGTTCGGGCTCGGCCATTTGCAGCGTTGCCGAACGATCGCGCATTCGCTGGTCGGGGATTTCCGCGGACTTCAGGTGCTAATCATTTCGGGCGCCACCATCGCCGGCGCCTTCGACTACCGCGCCCGCGTCGACTTCGTGAAGATCCCCAGCGTCATCAAGCTGCGAAACGGCGAATACACCTCGCTGGAAAAGGACATCGATCTGCACGAGACGCTAAGGATGCGGCAGTCGATTATCCGCCACACGGCCGAGAGCTTCCGGCCGGATATCTTCATCGTCGACAAGGAACCGCTGGGGCTGCGCGGAGAGATTGAGGATACGCTGTCCTACCTCAAGACGCGGGGCACCACGCTCGTGCTTGGCCTGCGCGAGGTGATGGACGCGCCGCATTTGCTCGAAGCGGAGTGGGCACGCAGGGATGTGATGCGCAAGATCGGCCTGTTCTACGACAAGGTCTGGGTCTATGGCCCGCCGGATTTCTACGATCCGCTGACCGGCCTGGAGGTGCCGCCGGCGGTCAGGGCAAAGATGAAGTTCGTCGGTTTCCTGCAACGGAGCCTGCAGCAGAACCAGTTGCCCGGCCACCGGCCCGAGGGCGACTATATCCTGGTTACCACCGGTGGCGGCGGTGACGGCGCCGACCTGATCCACAACGTCATCGAGGCCTATCAGCAGGATCCGCGATTGCAGCACCGGGCGCTGATCGTGCTTGGGCCCTACATGCCGGCGCGCAAGCGCAACAAGCTGGTCCGGAAGGGGGCCAAGATCCCCTATGTCAAGATCATCGAATTCGACAACCGGATGGAAGAGCTGATTGCCGGCGCCAAGGCGGTGGTGGCGATGGGCGGTTACAACACCTATTGCGAGATACTGTCTTTCGACAAGCCGGCGCTGATCGTGCCGCGCGTCACGCCGCGCGAGGAACAGCTGATCCGGGCACGGCGCGCAGCCGAACTCGGCCTCATCGAGATGCTTTTGCCTGAGGAAGCCGAGGATGCCCAGCGGTTTGCCGATGCGCTGCAGGTTTTGCCGGGCCGGCCCCGCCCATCGCAGAGCAATGCGCATCTGACGCTGGAAGGGCTGCCTCATATTTCCGAAATCGTCGCGGAACTGCTCGACCGGCGGGCCGGCCATCACCTTTCGGTCATTGAAGGCATGAACTGA
- a CDS encoding glycosyltransferase: MQHRKIVVVLKGYPRLSETFIAQELLGLERAGLDLILFALRRPTDAKRHPVHDEIKAPVHYLPEYLHREPLRVVRSLFACLPRPGFWRALKSLAADIRRDFTRNRARRFGQALVLAAEWPQDAGWLHAHFAHTPASVTRYASQLRGLPWSCSAHAKDIWTSADWDLAGKLSSARWTVTCTKTGFDHLKKLANGSSSVHLSYHGLDLDRFGSFGEARKQRDGSAPAEPVMILSVGRAVEKKGYDTLLEALALLPGDLAWCFEHIGGGEELNRLKALAQRLGLEGRVSWKGALAQEEVLEHYRSADIFALACRITADGDRDGLPNVLVEAASQRLACVSTDISGVPELLSSDETGLLIPSENPTALAQALERLIRDPVLRARLGDAAERRVRSNFDHVAGIGQLKELFEREWRAAE, translated from the coding sequence TTGCAACACCGCAAGATCGTCGTGGTTCTGAAGGGCTACCCGCGGCTGTCGGAAACCTTCATCGCGCAGGAGCTGCTCGGTCTGGAGCGTGCGGGGTTGGACCTGATACTTTTCGCGCTCAGGCGGCCGACCGACGCAAAACGTCATCCCGTGCATGACGAGATCAAGGCCCCCGTCCATTATCTGCCGGAATATCTGCACAGAGAGCCGCTGCGCGTGGTTCGATCGCTGTTTGCCTGTCTGCCGCGGCCTGGCTTCTGGCGCGCGCTCAAATCGCTCGCTGCCGATATCCGCCGCGACTTTACGCGCAATCGCGCGCGCCGCTTCGGGCAAGCGCTGGTGCTGGCGGCCGAATGGCCGCAAGATGCCGGATGGCTGCATGCCCATTTCGCGCACACGCCGGCATCGGTGACGCGCTATGCCAGCCAGCTTCGTGGCTTGCCCTGGAGCTGCTCAGCCCATGCCAAGGACATCTGGACGTCGGCGGACTGGGATCTGGCCGGCAAGCTTTCCTCGGCGCGCTGGACGGTCACGTGCACGAAAACCGGCTTCGACCATCTGAAAAAACTCGCCAACGGCAGTTCGTCCGTGCATCTGAGCTATCATGGGCTCGACCTTGACCGCTTCGGCAGTTTCGGCGAGGCGCGAAAACAGCGTGACGGCTCGGCGCCGGCCGAACCGGTCATGATCTTGAGTGTCGGACGCGCCGTTGAAAAGAAAGGCTATGATACGTTGCTGGAGGCTCTTGCCCTCTTGCCTGGCGATCTGGCGTGGTGTTTCGAGCATATCGGTGGCGGCGAGGAACTGAACCGGCTGAAGGCGCTGGCGCAAAGGCTCGGGCTGGAGGGGCGCGTCTCCTGGAAAGGCGCGCTGGCGCAGGAGGAGGTGCTTGAGCACTACCGCAGCGCCGACATCTTCGCTTTGGCCTGCAGGATCACCGCGGACGGCGACCGGGACGGCCTGCCGAATGTTCTGGTGGAGGCGGCCAGCCAGCGGCTTGCCTGCGTGTCGACCGATATTTCCGGCGTGCCGGAGCTTTTATCGTCGGATGAAACCGGGCTGCTGATTCCCTCGGAAAACCCGACTGCCCTGGCACAGGCGCTGGAGCGCCTGATCCGCGATCCCGTCCTGCGCGCCCGCCTCGGCGACGCCGCGGAGCGGCGCGTGCGAAGCAATTTCGACCATGTGGCAGGCATTGGACAGCTCAAGGAACTGTTCGAGCGGGAGTGGCGGGCCGCCGAATGA
- a CDS encoding glycosyltransferase family protein: MKRLRAFFYVQHLLGIGHLARASRIAAALVDDGFDVTVVTGGAPIAGFPGSGVKSVTLPPVTSGDEGFSGLVDLQGKAIDDDFKRRRSEMLLQAFRDYRPDIVIIEAFPFGRRQMRFELLPLIEAIEATSPRPLLAASVRDILQERVKPSRNEETVDLVNRHFDLVMVHGDPAFATIDKTFPLAGAIRAEVAYTGLVAAPPAQAASERFDVLVSVGGGAAGKSLVRSTVAAARNADNAWTWCLITGPNLPKDEFDAISRDASPRLSIFRFREDFASLLTGARLSVSQAGYNTVCDVMRAGCRSLLVPFAAGGETEQTRRALMLEELGLATVLTEQDLTPEGLAHAIEQALAGPPPASHRLDLEGARRSAQILRERFKQFQSA, encoded by the coding sequence ATGAAGCGGCTGCGCGCTTTCTTCTATGTTCAGCACCTGCTCGGCATCGGCCATCTCGCGCGCGCCAGCCGCATTGCGGCGGCTCTGGTCGATGACGGGTTCGACGTCACCGTCGTGACCGGCGGAGCGCCGATCGCGGGATTTCCGGGATCGGGTGTAAAATCCGTGACCCTGCCGCCTGTCACCTCCGGTGACGAAGGATTTTCCGGACTTGTCGACCTGCAGGGCAAAGCCATCGACGATGATTTCAAGAGGCGGCGCTCAGAGATGCTGCTGCAGGCTTTCCGGGATTACAGGCCCGACATCGTCATTATCGAGGCGTTTCCCTTTGGACGCCGGCAGATGCGTTTCGAACTCTTGCCACTGATCGAGGCCATCGAAGCGACATCGCCCAGACCGCTGCTGGCGGCGTCCGTCCGCGACATCCTTCAGGAGCGCGTGAAGCCGAGCCGAAACGAAGAAACGGTCGATCTCGTCAACAGGCATTTCGATCTTGTCATGGTCCATGGCGATCCGGCTTTCGCAACCATCGACAAGACATTTCCGCTGGCTGGGGCGATCAGGGCCGAGGTCGCCTACACCGGGCTCGTTGCTGCGCCGCCGGCGCAAGCGGCCTCAGAGCGCTTCGACGTTCTGGTGTCGGTTGGCGGCGGGGCGGCCGGAAAGAGCCTTGTCAGATCCACCGTCGCGGCGGCGCGAAATGCCGACAACGCCTGGACATGGTGTTTGATCACCGGCCCAAACCTGCCGAAGGACGAGTTTGACGCGATTTCACGCGATGCCTCCCCACGCCTGTCCATCTTCCGGTTCCGCGAGGATTTCGCCAGCCTGCTGACCGGCGCCCGCCTGTCGGTCTCGCAGGCGGGTTACAACACGGTCTGCGATGTCATGCGCGCGGGGTGTCGCTCGCTGCTCGTTCCATTTGCAGCCGGCGGGGAAACCGAGCAGACGCGTCGCGCTCTGATGCTCGAAGAGCTCGGTCTTGCAACGGTGCTGACGGAACAGGACCTGACGCCTGAAGGTCTGGCGCATGCGATCGAGCAGGCGCTTGCGGGACCGCCGCCAGCCTCGCATCGTCTCGATCTGGAAGGGGCGCGGCGCTCGGCGCAAATCCTGCGCGAGCGCTTCAAACAGTTCCAATCAGCATGA
- a CDS encoding class I SAM-dependent methyltransferase, with product MDVTQPRNAGMGGHEQALDLTRGIAAYVDHPLVAGLARVIAKHPQADIANAFNHKQVACKMWALDRLFESCGGRFERIWVLGGWYGVLPAMLFNDARFDIGAIDSIDIDPEVGAVARTLNRQAGERFQALTADMYALDYGAGRPDLVVNTSCEHIADLSAWLALLPRGTNVLLQSNDYFSEPTHINCVASLAAFEAMAALRQIRFSGELPTKNYTRFMLIGTV from the coding sequence ATGGATGTCACGCAACCACGCAATGCCGGCATGGGTGGGCATGAGCAAGCCCTGGACCTCACGCGGGGAATTGCCGCCTATGTCGACCACCCTCTCGTGGCCGGGCTGGCGCGCGTCATCGCCAAGCATCCGCAGGCCGATATCGCCAATGCCTTCAACCACAAGCAGGTCGCCTGCAAGATGTGGGCGCTCGACAGGCTGTTCGAAAGCTGCGGCGGCCGGTTCGAGCGCATATGGGTTCTGGGTGGATGGTACGGCGTATTGCCGGCGATGCTTTTCAATGACGCCCGCTTCGACATCGGGGCGATCGACAGCATCGACATCGATCCCGAAGTCGGCGCGGTCGCCCGGACACTCAACCGGCAAGCCGGCGAGCGGTTTCAAGCGCTGACGGCAGATATGTACGCACTCGACTATGGCGCCGGCCGACCCGACCTGGTGGTCAATACGAGCTGCGAACACATAGCCGATCTCAGCGCCTGGCTTGCCCTGCTTCCGCGGGGTACGAACGTGCTGCTGCAGTCGAACGACTATTTCAGCGAGCCGACGCACATCAACTGCGTGGCGTCACTTGCAGCCTTCGAAGCAATGGCGGCGCTGCGGCAGATCAGGTTCTCCGGCGAATTGCCGACAAAAAATTATACACGCTTCATGCTGATTGGAACTGTTTGA
- a CDS encoding ABC transporter ATP-binding protein — protein METSLARYIWTHTRKQQLWILMIVVLSMVPYFMSFDLPKLIVNGPIQGKGFEQPGATLPFMRLHYNLPFIGEVQFFSGFQLDRTSTLLALSLVFLLLVVINGLFKLYINTYKGRLGERMLRRIRFDLVDRVLRFPPVYFKRVKSAEVATMVKDEVEPLGGFIGDAFLQPVLLGGQALTAMLFIMVQNVWLGMIAVVIVAIQIVLIPRMRRRLLVLGRQRQLTARALSGRVGEIVDGIGAVHVHDTSNYERADIAARLGLIFKIRFDLYQWKFMVKFLNNFLAQLTPFLFYMIGGYLVIQGRLDVGQLVAVIGAYKDLPGPMKELIDWDQDRQDVQVKYQQVVEQFTVENIIAPEIGALTVDDPDPMTKPLSAVSLSIADDGGAMLLNRISLEVKPGETVALVSTATGGAEALAEAFARLTWPDSGRIVSGSDDLLDLPEAVTGRRMSYASSDVFLFQASLRDNLLYGLKHAPLTSVTYDGAAADQHRWNIDEARRSGNPDLDIRSDWINYASAGATGPHDLFEAVRRVLDAVLLSRDILDLGLRSSADLKRHTKLAERIVELRAALRTRLEEEGLSALVVPFEPGAYNKEATIGQNLLFGAAAGPELAHKALASNPYFASVLKQAGLDRTLYEMGMEIAEQAIELFADLPPEHQFFQQLAFMSAEEIPAYETLLQRLKNRPYDAVSENDRAMMVTLSFAYIEPRHRFGLLTDELMSKIIAARNQFYENLPAELEKAVERFDPAKYIAAATVMDNVLFGRVGNNHPDAPDRIRSIVYDILDELGLYAELLDVGLDFNVGAAGRRLTGGQRQKLDVARALLKRPDFLILNRPLSALDQRVQDKVLRNVLDEARRDGHSPAIVWVVTNPAMAAMFDRVVVFDSGQLVEDGTHETLLAGNGIFKELVS, from the coding sequence ATGGAAACCAGCCTAGCCCGCTATATCTGGACGCACACCAGGAAGCAGCAGCTCTGGATATTGATGATCGTCGTGCTTTCGATGGTCCCGTATTTCATGTCGTTCGACCTGCCGAAGCTGATCGTCAACGGCCCGATCCAGGGCAAGGGGTTCGAGCAACCGGGCGCGACCCTGCCATTCATGCGGTTGCACTATAACCTGCCGTTCATCGGCGAGGTCCAGTTCTTCTCCGGTTTTCAACTGGACCGCACCTCGACCCTGCTTGCGCTCAGCCTTGTGTTCCTCTTGCTGGTCGTCATCAACGGCTTGTTCAAGCTCTACATCAACACTTACAAGGGCCGGCTCGGCGAACGCATGCTGCGGCGTATTCGTTTCGATCTGGTCGATCGTGTGCTGCGGTTTCCGCCGGTTTACTTCAAGCGGGTGAAATCCGCCGAAGTGGCGACCATGGTGAAGGACGAGGTGGAGCCGCTGGGCGGCTTCATTGGCGATGCCTTCCTGCAGCCGGTGCTGCTCGGCGGCCAGGCGCTGACGGCCATGCTGTTCATCATGGTCCAGAACGTCTGGCTCGGAATGATAGCGGTCGTGATCGTGGCGATCCAGATCGTGCTTATCCCGCGAATGCGGCGGCGGCTGCTCGTGCTCGGGCGCCAGCGGCAGTTGACGGCGCGCGCGCTTTCAGGCCGGGTTGGCGAAATCGTCGACGGCATCGGCGCGGTTCACGTCCACGATACGTCGAACTACGAGCGCGCCGACATAGCAGCCCGGCTCGGGCTCATCTTCAAAATCCGCTTCGATCTTTACCAATGGAAATTCATGGTAAAGTTCCTCAACAATTTTCTCGCGCAGCTCACGCCCTTTCTGTTTTACATGATCGGTGGCTATCTGGTCATCCAGGGGAGGTTGGATGTCGGCCAGCTCGTGGCCGTGATCGGCGCTTACAAGGACTTGCCCGGACCGATGAAGGAACTGATCGACTGGGATCAGGACCGGCAGGATGTCCAGGTCAAATATCAGCAGGTCGTCGAACAGTTCACCGTCGAGAATATCATCGCGCCGGAAATCGGAGCACTGACGGTCGACGATCCCGATCCGATGACCAAGCCGCTGTCGGCGGTCAGCCTGTCGATAGCAGACGATGGCGGCGCAATGCTCCTCAATCGCATCTCGCTCGAGGTCAAGCCGGGTGAGACGGTGGCTCTGGTCAGCACCGCAACAGGGGGAGCGGAGGCGCTTGCGGAAGCCTTTGCGCGGCTGACCTGGCCGGACAGCGGAAGGATCGTTTCGGGCTCCGATGACTTGCTTGATCTCCCCGAAGCCGTGACCGGCCGGCGCATGTCCTACGCTTCGTCGGATGTTTTCCTGTTCCAGGCAAGCCTGCGCGACAATTTGCTCTACGGTTTGAAGCATGCGCCGCTGACATCGGTGACATATGACGGCGCAGCGGCGGACCAGCACCGTTGGAATATCGACGAGGCGCGCCGGTCGGGCAATCCGGATCTCGATATCCGCAGCGACTGGATCAACTATGCCTCCGCCGGCGCCACCGGCCCGCACGACCTCTTCGAAGCCGTGCGCCGGGTGCTCGACGCGGTTCTTCTGTCGCGCGACATTCTGGATCTTGGCTTGCGCTCTTCGGCCGACCTCAAGCGCCACACGAAGCTTGCCGAGCGGATCGTCGAATTGCGTGCGGCGCTGCGAACCCGGTTGGAGGAAGAAGGCCTGAGCGCGCTGGTGGTTCCTTTTGAACCGGGCGCCTACAACAAGGAAGCGACGATCGGCCAGAACCTGCTCTTCGGCGCCGCGGCCGGCCCCGAACTGGCTCACAAGGCACTGGCGTCCAATCCCTATTTTGCTTCCGTGCTGAAGCAAGCCGGCCTCGACCGCACGCTCTACGAAATGGGCATGGAGATCGCCGAACAGGCGATCGAGCTGTTTGCCGACCTGCCGCCCGAACACCAGTTCTTCCAGCAGCTCGCCTTCATGAGCGCCGAGGAGATACCCGCCTACGAAACCTTGCTGCAACGGCTCAAGAATCGCCCCTACGATGCGGTTTCGGAGAACGACCGCGCCATGATGGTCACCTTAAGCTTTGCCTATATCGAGCCCCGGCATCGCTTCGGCCTGTTGACCGACGAGCTGATGAGCAAGATCATCGCTGCACGCAACCAGTTCTATGAAAACCTGCCGGCCGAGCTGGAGAAAGCTGTCGAACGGTTTGATCCTGCCAAATACATCGCCGCGGCCACCGTCATGGACAACGTCCTGTTCGGGCGTGTCGGCAACAACCATCCCGACGCGCCGGACCGTATTCGCTCCATCGTCTATGATATTCTTGACGAACTGGGACTTTATGCCGAGCTTCTGGATGTCGGCCTGGACTTCAACGTCGGCGCCGCCGGCAGGCGGCTGACCGGCGGACAGCGACAGAAGCTCGATGTTGCCCGCGCCTTGCTCAAGCGTCCCGATTTCCTCATTCTCAATCGGCCGCTGTCGGCGCTCGACCAGCGCGTGCAGGACAAAGTGTTGCGGAATGTGCTCGACGAAGCCAGACGCGACGGCCATTCGCCGGCAATTGTGTGGGTGGTGACGAATCCGGCAATGGCGGCGATGTTCGATCGGGTTGTGGTCTTTGACTCAGGCCAATTGGTGGAAGACGGAACACACGAGACACTCTTGGCGGGAAACGGTATCTTCAAGGAACTTGTGTCATAG